CGAGGAGAAGAAGGCCGACTTCGACTACTACGACCCGCTGACCACGGGCGACTCGACCCTGTCGGCGGTCGTGCAGTCGATCCTCGCGGCCGAGGTCGGCTACCAGGACCTCGCGCAGAAGTACTTCGAGCAGTCGCTGTTCGTCGACCTGCATGATCTGCACCACAACGCGGCGGACGGCGTGCACGTCGCCTCCGCCGGCGGGGTGTGGACGGCCCTGGTGTGCGGCTTCGGCGGCATGCGCGACTACGCAGGCGACCTGAGCTTCGACCCGCGACTGCCGGCGAGCTGGCCGTCGCTGTCGTTCCCGCTCCAGTGGCAGGGATCGACTCTGCACGTGACGGTGACGAAGGACGAGCTGCGCGTGCAGGTGCGCAGCGGCCCCCCGGTGCCGTTCAGCGTGCGGGAGGCCTCGTACATCGCGACGGTCGAGGACGAGGTCGTCGTGCCGCTCGCCGATCAGGGTCCGCTGATCCCCGGTCGCCCGACGCTCCGGCAGTTCGCCGACGCCCGACGCGAGGACGGCACGCGCATGTCGGCGTCCGTTCCCGTGATCACGACGACGATCCCGGTGATCGAAGCGATCGACTGACGCTCGGGCCCGCCGAAGGTCGGTGGCACGCCGTAGGCTGTTGAGGTGACCACAGCCCTCTACCGCCGCTACCGACCCGAGACGTTCGGCGAGATGATCGGGCAGTCCCAGGTGACCGATCCGCTCATGACGGCGCTGCGCGGTGACCGGGTCGGACATGCCTACCTGTTCTCCGGGCCTCGCGGGTGCGGAAAGACCACGTCAGCGCGCATCCTGGCGCGCTGCCTGAACTGCGCCGAGGGGCCGACAGACGTGCCCTGCGGCGTCTGCCCCAGCTGCGTCGAGCTCTCACGCGCCGGCGGTGGATCGCTCGATGTCGTCGAGATCGACGCGGCGAGCCACAACGGCGTCGACGACGCACGCGACCTGCGCGAGCGGGCGACGTTCGCCCCCAGCCGCGACCGGTACAAGATCTTCATCCTCGATGAGGCGCACATGGTGACGCCGCAGGGCTTCAACGCACTGCTGAAGCTCGTCGAAGAGCCGCCGGAGCACGTCAAGTTCATCTTCGCGACCACCGAGCCAGAGAAGGTGCTCGGCACCATCCGCTCCCGCACGCACCACTATCCGTTCCGGCTCGTGCCGCCGGCCGCGATGCTCGAGTACGTCGCCAAGCTGTGCGCCGAAGAGGGCGTGATCGTCGAACAGGGTGTCCTCCCGCTCGTGGTCCGCGCCGGTGGCGGCTCGCCCCGTGACACGCTCTCGCTGCTCGACCAGCTGATCGCCGGCTCCGACGCACCTGCCGGATCCGAGACCGTCACCGTCGGCTACGCGCGCGCCGTCTCCCTGCTCGGCTACACGCACGGCGCCCTCCTCGACGAGATCGTCGACGCGCTCGCCGCAGGAGATGCGGCAGCCGCGTTCCCCGCGATCGACCGCGTGGTGCAGACCGGGCAAGACCCTCGCCGTTTCGTCGACGACCTGCTCGAGCGCCTGCGCGACCTCATCGTGATCGCCGCGGTCGGTCCCGGTGCCTCGGCCGTTCTGCGCGGTATCGCGGAAGACGACCTGGAGCGCATGCGCACCCAGGCCGACGTGTTCGGCTCCGCGCGGCTCTCGCGCACGGCCGACGTGGTGAGTGCGGCCCTCGACGACATGTCGGGTGCCACATCGCCGCGCCTGCACCTCGAGCTCATGGTCGCGCGCGTCCTCGCCGGCGCGACCGAGGCTGCAGCCGTGGCGCCTGCCCCCGCGGGCGAGCGTGCGGTGGCCCCCGTTCGTCAGGCCGCCCCGACGGTCTCCGCTCCCGCCCCGACGGTCTCCGCTCCTGCTGCCGCGGCATCCGCACCGGCCGCACCGAGTGGCGCGGGCGCGCAGAGCCCCGCCGCAGAACCGAGCCCTGCTCCCGAGCAGAGCCCTGTCGCCGATCAGAGTCCTGTCGCCGCGCAGAGTCCTGTCGCCGCGCAGAGTCCCGTCGCCGAGCCGGCGAGTGAGACCACCGCGCCGGAGGCCGCTCCCGCCGAGCCGGCCGCCCCGCAGGGACCGGTCACGTTCGAGCGTGTCCGGGCTGCCTGGCCGGCGGTTCTCACGCGGCTCGAGAGCATCAGCCGCACATCCTGGCTCCTGGCCACGGCCGTGCAGCCGCTGGCGTACGTCACCGAGACCGAGGTGCTGACGCTCGGGTTCACCAGCCAGCACGACGTCGCGAAGTTCAAGGGGACGACTCCGGGCTCAGGCCCGTCCGATCACCTGCGCTCGGCGATCGAGAACGAGCTCGGCGTGCGGGTGAAGTACCTTCCCGCGCCGATGCCCGCCGGGGGCGCTCCGCGCCAGCCTGCATCGTCCGGCGCATCGACACCGGCCGATTCCGCCCCCGCATCGGAGCCTGCGTCAGCGGGGTCTCCTCGTTCGCAGGTCCGTGGCGCATCCGCATCGTCGGTGACGGAGTGGGCCGTCGCACCGATCCCGACCGCGCACGAGGAGCAGGTGCGCGACGCCCCGGCTCCTTCGGCGCCCCTTCCCGTCGACGAGGAGCCCGAAGAGGTGGAGGCTGCGGCCTCGGCTCCGGTTCCCCCTGCGGACGGTGTCGTGGACCGCGACGAGCCCCCGCTGCCCGGCGACGACGAGGCTCCGGCCTATGACGACGAACCTCCGTACGACCCGTCGTACGAGCCGCCGGCCGAGCCGTCCGTGTCGCGCCACTCTCCTCCCGAACGGTCCGCGCCGCAGACGCAGCGCACGGCCGTGGCCGCTCCGCCGGTCGTCATCGAGCGCTCGCCCTCCGTCGGGGGAGTGCAGCGCTATGGTGAGGCCGTGATCCGCCAAGTGCTCGGCGCGACGTTCTTGCGCGAAGAGCCCTACGAGCCCCCGACGAGGTTCTCCTGATGTACGACGGCATCGTTCAGGAGCTGATCGACGAGTTCGGTCGGCTCCCCGGCATCGGCCCGAAATCCGCCCAGCGGATCGCCTTCCATATCCTGCAGACGCCGACGTTCGACGTCGCACGTCTTGCCGAGCTGCTCAGCGAGATCCGCATCCGTGTGCGGTTCTGCGAGATCTGCGGCAACGTCGCCGAGCAGGAGCGCTGCGCCATCTGCCGTGACCCGCGTCGCAGCCAGGCACTGATCTGTGTGGTCGAAGACGCGAAAGACGTCGCGGCCATCGAGCGCACCAGGGAGTTCCGCGGCCTCTATCACGTGCTCGGCGGAGCCATCAGCCCCATCGCTGGCATCGGACCGGACGATCTGCGCATCGCCCAGCTCATGACCCGTCTCGCCGACGGCACGGTGCAGGAGGTCATCCTCGCCACCAACCCGAACCTCGAGGGGGAGGCGACTGCGAGCTACCTCAGCCGTCTGCTGACGACGATGCAGATCACGGTCTCCCGCCTCGCCTCCGGGCTGCCCGTGGGCGGCGACCTCGAGTACGCCGATGAGGTCACCCTCGGGCGTGCCTTCGAGGGCCGACGGATCCTGTGAGCCCGAACGCGGGTTTCTCGCGTCGCGGCTGGCTTCTCTTCGGAGCCATGGCGCTGCTGTGGGGAGTACCGTATCTGTTCATCAGTGTCGCGGTCGAGTCGTTCTCGCCCCCGGCGATCGTGGCGGGGCGCACGCTCATCGCCGCTCTGCTGCTGCTGCCGTTCGCGATCCGCAGCGGCGCGTTGCGTGCCGCGCTGAAGCACTGGCCCTGGGTGCTCGCCTTCGGCGCGGTCGAGATGGCCGGGCCCTTCCTGCTGCTCGGCCACGCCGAGATGACGCTGCCTTCGGGAATGACCGGTCTGCTCGTGGCGACCGTTCCGCTGTTCGCCGCACTGATCGCCCTCGGCGGCGGCGACCGTGGAGTGCTCCGGCCTGCCCGCGGGATCGGACTGCTCATCGGTTTCATCGGCGTCGCGATCGTGGTCGCAGGTCCCGGGCTCTTCGGCGGCGAGGTCAGTCTTCTCGCTGCGGGGGAGGTGCTCCTGGTCGCCGTGCTGTATGCGATCGCTCCCTTCATCGTCGCGCGCAAGCTCAACGATGTGCCCTCGCTCGGCACCATCACCCTGTCGCTTCTGATGATCGGCGTCTTCTACCTCCCGATCGGCCTGCTCACCCAGCATCAGGTGCCCAGCGTGCCCTCGATCGCCGCGCTCCTCGCGCTCGCCGTGATCTGCACGGCGGTGGCGTTCCTGGCGTTCTTCGCGCTCATCCGGGAGGTGGGGCCGGTGCGCGCACCGCTGTTCACCTACGTGAACCCGGTGGTCGCGATCATCCTCGGCGCGATCGTCCTCGCCGAACCCCTGACCCCCGGCCTGCTGATCGGCTTCCCGTTGATCATCATCGGCTGCTGGTTCGCCGCCACGGGCGGACGACTGCGTCCGGTCTCGGCCCAGGCGCTCCCGCCCGCCCTCTAGCCGCGCTCGCGCATCCGGTCACGCGGACGAGGCCAGACAACCGGACGGGTGACACATGCGCAACGGAGCATACGCGCCGATCGTAGAATGAGCGTGGGCGGATCCGCCCACCATCCCAGGGAGTGATCGTGGCCCTCATCGTGCAGAAGTACGGCGGCTCGTCCGTCGCCGACGCAGAGAGCATCAAACGCGTCGCCAAGCGCATCGTCGACACGCGTCGTGCAGGCCACGACGTGGTCGTCGCCGTGAGCGCGATGGGCGACACCACCGACGAGCTGCTCGACCTCGCGAACGAGGTCGCACCGATCCCCGCCCCGCGCGAGCTCGACATGCTCCTCTCCAGCGGAGAGCGCATCTCGATGGCGCTGCTGGCCATGGCGATCCACTCGATGGGGTTCGAAGCGCGCTCCTTCACGGGCAGCCAGGCGGGCATGATCACCGACTCCCAGCACGGGGCCGCTCGCATCGTCGACGTCACTCCCGTGCGGTTGCGTGAAGCCCTCGACGAGGGGGCGATCGTGATCGTCGCCGGTTTCCAGGGCTTCAACCGCGACACCCGCGACATCACCACGCTCGGCCGTGGTGGCTCCGACACCACGGCCGTCGCCCTCGCCGCTGCGCTCGACGCCGACGTGTGCGAGATCTACAGCGACGTCGACGGCATCTTCACCGCCGATCCGCGCGTGATCCCCAAGGCGCAGAAGCTCGATCATGTCTCCAGCGAGGAGATGCTCGAGCTCGCCGCCAACGGCGCCAAGGTGCTGTACATCCGCGCCGTCGAGTACGCGCGCCGTCACGGCGTCCTCATTCACGCTCGGTCGACCTTCTCGTCGGCCGAGGGCACATACGTTCTGGGCGAGGGTATGAAGAACCCCCGCGAAGCCGAGGGAGCAGTCATGGAAGAACCGATCGTCGCCGGTGTCGCCACCGACTTCAGCCAGGCCAAGATCACCGTCGCGGGTGTGCCCGACGTGCCGGGCAAGGCTGCCGAGATCTTCAAGATCGTCGCCAAGTCGGGCGCGAACGTCGACATGATCGTGCAGAACGTCTCTGCCACCGGACGCACCGACATCTCCTTCACGGTGCCCAAGGCCGATGCGGCGGGAGCTCTCAAGGCCCTCGCCGGTGAGCAGACCGAGGTCGGATTCCAGAACCTGATCCACGACGACCAGATCGGCAAGCTCTCCGTCGTCGGTGCGGGGATGCGCACGCATTCGGGCGTCTCCGCCACCCTCTTCGAGGCGCTGTCGGCCGGCGGCATCAACATCGAGATGATCTCGACCTCCGAGATCCGCATCTCCGTGGTGCTGCGCGACACCGACCTGACCGAGGCCGCACGCACCGTGCACACGGCCTACGGGCTCGACGGCGACGCCGAGGCCACGGTCCACGCCGGCACCGGCCGCTGATCTCTGCCGCTCGCCGCCGTTTTCCTGCCGACCGTGCGAGAGCCGGCAGCGCAGGGCCGGCGGCCTGTCGGGGGCACGGTAGACTCACCGAAACCCTGACACCGGCGCCAGGCGCAGCCTCAGCACCCCGACGCCGCGCCCGAAGCCTCGTACGCAGTACCGCACGACGCCAAGGAACATCATGACCCGCATCTCCGAATCAGGACTCTCCGTCGCCATCGTCGGCGCCACCGGCCAGGTGGGCACCGTCATGCGCGAGATTCTCGCCGAGCGGTCGTTCCCGATCCGCGACCTGCGGCTGTTCTCCTCCGCGCGCTCCGCCGGCACGGCCATCGAGTTCGGCGGCGCGACCGTCATCGTCGAAGACGTCGAGACGGCGGATGCCACGGGCATCGACATCGCCCTGTTCTCGGCGGGAGCCACGGCGAGCCGCGCCTATGCGCCGCGCTTCGCCGCTGCCGGTGCCGTGGTCGTCGACAACTCCAGTGCCTGGCGCATGGACCCCGAGGTTCCGCTCGTGGTCAGCGAGGTGAACCCGCACGCGATCGACGAGCGCCCCAAGGGCATCATCGCGAACCCGAACTGCACCACGATGGCCGCGATGCCGGTGCTGAAGGCGCTGCACGCCGAGGCCGGCCTCGAGCGTCTGATCGTGTCGACCTACCAGGCCGTGTCCGGCTCGGGACTCGCCGGCGCTCAGGAGCTGCTCGGCCAGGTCGAGGGTGTGCTCGCCCAGGGCGACACCCTCCGTCTCGTGCACGACGGATCCGCGGTCGATTTCCCCGAACCTGAGAAGTACATCGCCCCGATCGCGTTCGACGTGATCCCCTTCGCCGGCAACCTGGTCGACGACGGCGACAACGAGACCGACGAGGAGAAGAAGCTCCGCAACGAGAGCCGCAAGATCCTCGAACTCCCCGGCCTCCGCGTGGCCGGCACCTGCGTGCGAGTCCCGGTCTTCACCGGCCACTCGCTCTCGATCAACGTCGAATTCGCGCGTGACATCACTCCCGAGCGTGCCAGGGAGGTGCTGAGCGCGGCCCCCGGTGTCGTCCTCGACGAGGTTCCCACGCCGCTGCAGGCTGCCGGCAAGGACCCGAGCTTCGTCGGTCGCATCCGCGCCGACCAGTCCGCACCCGAGGGTAAGGGACTCGTGCTCTTCCTGAGCAACGACAACCTGCGCAAGGGCGCCGCGCTGAACGCCGTGCAGATCGCCGAGATCCTGGCTGAGCGCCTGGCGGTCATAGCCTGACGGTATGCCCGCGATGCGGAAGCGGTCTGGCGCAGCAGGCCCGCATGGTCTGCGACGACGCGCCCGCGAACTAGACTGGTTGGGTGACTGAAAACGTCGATGTCGTCCTGATCGGCGGTGGCATCATGAGCGCCACCCTGGGTACTCTCCTGCACGAGCTGCAGCCGGAGTGGAAGATCGTCGCCTTCGAGCGACTCTCCGAGGTGGCTCAGGAGAGCTCGAATCCGTGGAACAACGCCGGCACGGGGCACGCTGCGCTGTGCGAGTTGAACTACATGCCGCAGCAGGGAGACGCTCCGCTCGACCCGGCCAAGGCGGTCTCGATCAACGAGCAGTTCCAGCAGAGCCGTCAGTTCTGGTCGTCGCTCGTGGAGAAGGGTGTGCTCGACGCGCCGTCGACCTTCATCAACGCGACGCCGCACATGACGTTCGTGCGCGGCGAGAAGGATGTCGCGTACCTCAGGAACCGCTACGAGGTGCTCAAGAAGCAGCCGCTGTTCGCCGGTATCGAGTACAGCGAGGACTCCCGCGTCATCAACAAGTGGGCGCCGCTGCTCATGCAGCAGCGCGTCAAGGGTGAGCCGTTCGCCGCGACCCGCGTCCCCGCCGGCACCGACGTCGACTTCGGCGCCCTCACCAACCAGCTCTTCGACCACCTGACCGACTCCGGCGTCACGCTGCGCACGAACCACGAGGTGCGCAGCCTGAAGAAGCAGAAGGACGGCACCTGGCTGGTCAAGTACCGCAACCGCATCGGGCACACCCCGAACGAGGTCAAGGCGCGCTTCGTGTTCGTCGGGGCCGGCGGCTGGGCGCTCAAGCTGCTGCAGAACTCCGGCATCCCCGAGATCAAGGGCTACGGCGTCTTCCCCATCGGCGGACAGTTCCTCAAGACCACGAACCCGACCGTCGTCGCTCAGCACAAGGCGAAGGTGTACTCGCAGGCGTCCGTCGGTGCTCCGCCCATGTCGGTTCCGCACCTCGACACTCGTGTCGTCGACGGCGAGGCCTCCCTCATGTTCGGGCCGTTCGCGACCTTCAGCCCCAAGTTCCTGAAGAACGGGTCGATGCTCGACATCGTCACCCAGGTGCGCCCGCACAACCTGCTGCCGATGCTGCAGGTGGCGGTGAAGAACCCCGACCTCATCACCTACCTCGTCAGCGAGCTGCTGAAGAACCACGCCAAGAAGGTCGACAGCCTGCGCACCTTCATGCCGACCGCGAAGGATGAGGACTGGACCCTCATCGACGCCGGTCAGCGTGCTCAGGTCATGAAGAAAGACCCGAAGAAGGGTGGCATCCTGCAGTTCGGCACCGAGGTCGTCGCCGCGTCCGACGGGTCGATCGCCGGTCTGCTGGGCGCCTCTCCCGGTGCCTCGACCGCCGTCCCGATCATGCTCGATCTGCTCAAGAAGTGCTTCCCCGCGGAGTACCCGGGCTGGGAGCCCGAGCTGCGCGCGCTGATCCCCACCTTCGGCGAGAAGCTGAACGAGGACGCGGCACTCGCGGAGAAGTCGACCGAAGCGACCGCAGCCGCACTCGGCATCAACGTCTGAGCCGGCACCGTGGCGAAGCTCTACTTCCGCTACGGCGCGATGAACTCGGGCAAGTCGACGGCATTGCTGCAGGCCGCCTACAACTACGAAGAGCGCGGACAGCGGGTGCTGCTGGCGAAGCCGGCGATCGACACCAAAGGAGCGTCAGAGATCGAGAGTCGACTGGGCGTGACGCGCCAGGTCGATTTCCTCATCGCTCCCGACGACGATGCCCGCGTGATCTTCGCCACTCATCGAGGACGCATGCAGCACACGTCGGATGACGAGCTGCTCCCCGAAGGCCCGATCGACGTGGCCTGCCTGCTGATCGATGAGGCCCAGTTCCTCACACCGTCGCAGGTCGACGACCTCTTCCGCATCGCGGTGGTCGACGGAATCCCGGTCATCGCGTACGGCATCCGCAACGACTTCCTCACG
The DNA window shown above is from Microbacterium maritypicum and carries:
- a CDS encoding DNA polymerase III subunit gamma and tau; translation: MTTALYRRYRPETFGEMIGQSQVTDPLMTALRGDRVGHAYLFSGPRGCGKTTSARILARCLNCAEGPTDVPCGVCPSCVELSRAGGGSLDVVEIDAASHNGVDDARDLRERATFAPSRDRYKIFILDEAHMVTPQGFNALLKLVEEPPEHVKFIFATTEPEKVLGTIRSRTHHYPFRLVPPAAMLEYVAKLCAEEGVIVEQGVLPLVVRAGGGSPRDTLSLLDQLIAGSDAPAGSETVTVGYARAVSLLGYTHGALLDEIVDALAAGDAAAAFPAIDRVVQTGQDPRRFVDDLLERLRDLIVIAAVGPGASAVLRGIAEDDLERMRTQADVFGSARLSRTADVVSAALDDMSGATSPRLHLELMVARVLAGATEAAAVAPAPAGERAVAPVRQAAPTVSAPAPTVSAPAAAASAPAAPSGAGAQSPAAEPSPAPEQSPVADQSPVAAQSPVAAQSPVAEPASETTAPEAAPAEPAAPQGPVTFERVRAAWPAVLTRLESISRTSWLLATAVQPLAYVTETEVLTLGFTSQHDVAKFKGTTPGSGPSDHLRSAIENELGVRVKYLPAPMPAGGAPRQPASSGASTPADSAPASEPASAGSPRSQVRGASASSVTEWAVAPIPTAHEEQVRDAPAPSAPLPVDEEPEEVEAAASAPVPPADGVVDRDEPPLPGDDEAPAYDDEPPYDPSYEPPAEPSVSRHSPPERSAPQTQRTAVAAPPVVIERSPSVGGVQRYGEAVIRQVLGATFLREEPYEPPTRFS
- the recR gene encoding recombination mediator RecR, whose translation is MYDGIVQELIDEFGRLPGIGPKSAQRIAFHILQTPTFDVARLAELLSEIRIRVRFCEICGNVAEQERCAICRDPRRSQALICVVEDAKDVAAIERTREFRGLYHVLGGAISPIAGIGPDDLRIAQLMTRLADGTVQEVILATNPNLEGEATASYLSRLLTTMQITVSRLASGLPVGGDLEYADEVTLGRAFEGRRIL
- a CDS encoding DMT family transporter, with the translated sequence MSPNAGFSRRGWLLFGAMALLWGVPYLFISVAVESFSPPAIVAGRTLIAALLLLPFAIRSGALRAALKHWPWVLAFGAVEMAGPFLLLGHAEMTLPSGMTGLLVATVPLFAALIALGGGDRGVLRPARGIGLLIGFIGVAIVVAGPGLFGGEVSLLAAGEVLLVAVLYAIAPFIVARKLNDVPSLGTITLSLLMIGVFYLPIGLLTQHQVPSVPSIAALLALAVICTAVAFLAFFALIREVGPVRAPLFTYVNPVVAIILGAIVLAEPLTPGLLIGFPLIIIGCWFAATGGRLRPVSAQALPPAL
- a CDS encoding aspartate kinase; translation: MALIVQKYGGSSVADAESIKRVAKRIVDTRRAGHDVVVAVSAMGDTTDELLDLANEVAPIPAPRELDMLLSSGERISMALLAMAIHSMGFEARSFTGSQAGMITDSQHGAARIVDVTPVRLREALDEGAIVIVAGFQGFNRDTRDITTLGRGGSDTTAVALAAALDADVCEIYSDVDGIFTADPRVIPKAQKLDHVSSEEMLELAANGAKVLYIRAVEYARRHGVLIHARSTFSSAEGTYVLGEGMKNPREAEGAVMEEPIVAGVATDFSQAKITVAGVPDVPGKAAEIFKIVAKSGANVDMIVQNVSATGRTDISFTVPKADAAGALKALAGEQTEVGFQNLIHDDQIGKLSVVGAGMRTHSGVSATLFEALSAGGINIEMISTSEIRISVVLRDTDLTEAARTVHTAYGLDGDAEATVHAGTGR
- a CDS encoding aspartate-semialdehyde dehydrogenase; translation: MTRISESGLSVAIVGATGQVGTVMREILAERSFPIRDLRLFSSARSAGTAIEFGGATVIVEDVETADATGIDIALFSAGATASRAYAPRFAAAGAVVVDNSSAWRMDPEVPLVVSEVNPHAIDERPKGIIANPNCTTMAAMPVLKALHAEAGLERLIVSTYQAVSGSGLAGAQELLGQVEGVLAQGDTLRLVHDGSAVDFPEPEKYIAPIAFDVIPFAGNLVDDGDNETDEEKKLRNESRKILELPGLRVAGTCVRVPVFTGHSLSINVEFARDITPERAREVLSAAPGVVLDEVPTPLQAAGKDPSFVGRIRADQSAPEGKGLVLFLSNDNLRKGAALNAVQIAEILAERLAVIA
- the mqo gene encoding malate dehydrogenase (quinone), which translates into the protein MSATLGTLLHELQPEWKIVAFERLSEVAQESSNPWNNAGTGHAALCELNYMPQQGDAPLDPAKAVSINEQFQQSRQFWSSLVEKGVLDAPSTFINATPHMTFVRGEKDVAYLRNRYEVLKKQPLFAGIEYSEDSRVINKWAPLLMQQRVKGEPFAATRVPAGTDVDFGALTNQLFDHLTDSGVTLRTNHEVRSLKKQKDGTWLVKYRNRIGHTPNEVKARFVFVGAGGWALKLLQNSGIPEIKGYGVFPIGGQFLKTTNPTVVAQHKAKVYSQASVGAPPMSVPHLDTRVVDGEASLMFGPFATFSPKFLKNGSMLDIVTQVRPHNLLPMLQVAVKNPDLITYLVSELLKNHAKKVDSLRTFMPTAKDEDWTLIDAGQRAQVMKKDPKKGGILQFGTEVVAASDGSIAGLLGASPGASTAVPIMLDLLKKCFPAEYPGWEPELRALIPTFGEKLNEDAALAEKSTEATAAALGINV
- a CDS encoding thymidine kinase, whose translation is MAKLYFRYGAMNSGKSTALLQAAYNYEERGQRVLLAKPAIDTKGASEIESRLGVTRQVDFLIAPDDDARVIFATHRGRMQHTSDDELLPEGPIDVACLLIDEAQFLTPSQVDDLFRIAVVDGIPVIAYGIRNDFLTHAFPGSARLLAIAHSLEELKTICRCGRKAVFNGRVVGGRFVFDGDQVAIDEGTTGSASPELTTYESLCGTCYLEESGGRLG